The following proteins come from a genomic window of Lycium ferocissimum isolate CSIRO_LF1 chromosome 4, AGI_CSIRO_Lferr_CH_V1, whole genome shotgun sequence:
- the LOC132051993 gene encoding premnaspirodiene oxygenase-like: MEITYSSIFNFVQLLTFFSFLFILFDKRRKSTQQNLPPGPWRLPVIGSLHHLRGALLFPHRTLKILSSKYGPIMYLQLGEIPAVVVSSPKMVEEVLQTHELAFATKPQLTSITITTYNYKDIAFAPYGDKWRQMRNICVTELLSTKMVKSFSSIRRDEISNLISSIQSTKGSRVVNLTEKILRFTNSVTCRSAFGKVYTNQDELINLLRDVLDTLGGFDVADLFPSWMLLHKMSGVKSKLIKLHQKVDVALENIVNEHIKNRALGSKENGDQFGGEDLVDVLLRIKENNELQFPITSDHIKAIISDMFAAGTETSAATIIWALSEMVRRPKIMAKVQSEVRQAFKGKTNFDEEDLEKLSYLKLVIKETLRLHPPSTLLPRECRKLTYIDGYTIPPKTRVLINTWALGRDPESWDNPESFIPERFEKSPVDYMGNYFQFIPFGSGRRICPGMQFGLTNVKHPLARLLYHFDWALPNGASPKDLDMLEKTGLSAAKQKDLCLIAIDHRDDFKFDVVL; encoded by the exons ATGGAGATCACTTATTCATCTATTTTCAACTTTGTTCAACTGCtcactttcttttcctttttgtttattCTTTTTGACAAACGGAGAAAATCAACACAACAAAATTTGCCTCCAGGTCCATGGAGACTCCCAGTTATAGGGAGTCTTCATCACTTGAGAGGTGCATTATTATTTCCACATCGTACCCTTAAAATTTTATCCTCAAAATATGGTCCTATTATGTATTTGCAACTCGGAGAAATTCCTGCTGTGGTCGTATCCTCGCCAAaaatggtggaagaagtacTACAAACTCATGAACTCGCCTTTGCTACTAAGCCACAACTTACGTCCATAACAATCACTACTTACAATTATAAGGACATTGCATTTGCGCCATATGGTGACAAGTGGAGACAAATGCGTAACATATGTGTTACGGAGCTACTAAGCACGAAAATGGTCAAATCATTTAGCTCAATTCGGAGAGATGAGATTTCGAATCTAATTTCATCAATCCAATCCACGAAGGGTTCACGTGTTGTCAACCTAACAGAAAAAATCCTTCGGTTTACAAACTCGGTGACTTGTAGATCGGCCTTTGGAAAAGTATACACGAATCAAGACGAGTTGATAAATTTGTTGAGGGACGTGCTGGATACATTAGGGGGATTTGATGTGGCTGATTTGTTCCCTTCTTGGATGTTACTTCACAAGATGAGTGGAGTTAAATCGAAACTTATAAAGCTGCATCAGAAGGTTGATGTAGCTCTCGAGAACATTGTTAATGAGCATATTAAGAATCGAGCACTTGGAAGCAAGGAGAATGGTGATCAATTTGGAGGTGAAGATTTGGTTGATGTTCTCCTAAGAATTAAGGAgaataatgaacttcaatttccaATCACAAGTGATCATATAAAAGCAATCATTTCT GACATGTTTGCTGCTGGAACTGAAACTTCAGCTGCGACTATTATTTGGGCATTATCGGAAATGGTGAGAAGACCAAAAATTATGGCCAAGGTCCAAAGTGAAGTGAGACAAGCCTTCAAAGGAAAGACAAATTTTGATGAAGAAGATCTTGAGAAATTGTCATACCTGAAATTAGTGATCAAAGAAACATTAAGGCTACATCCTCCGAGTACTCTACTACCAAGAGAATGTAGAAAACTGACATATATTGATGGATATACAATACCTCCTAAAACCAGAGTACTAATTAATACATGGGCACTTGGCAGAGATCCAGAAAGTTGGGACAATCCTGAGAGTTTTATACCAGAGAGATTTGAAAAATCTCCTGTTGACTATATGGGAAATTACTTTCAGTTTATTCCATTTGGTTCTGGAAGAAGGATTTGTCCAGGAATGCAATTTGGTTTAACTAATGTTAAACATCCTTTGGCTCGGCTCCTCTACCATTTCGATTGGGCGCTTCCAAATGGAGCTAGTCCAAAAGACTTGGATATGTTAGAAAAAACTGGATTAAGTGCAGCGAAGCAGAAAGATCTGTGCTTAATTGCAATAGATCACAGAGACGATTTCAAATTTGATGTTGTGCTTTAA